In Halanaeroarchaeum sp. HSR-CO, one DNA window encodes the following:
- a CDS encoding ATP-binding protein has product MTSFQSTIGEEDIAEELAAGQREISIAEFFEKNKHMLGFDSGARGLVTAVKEAVDNALDAAEEAGHLPDIYVEIQEAGEYYRLIVEDNGPGITEAEVPKVFGKLLYGSRFHKREQSLTPDQELLVRRNGVVETVPIGVLCDAFLPNEGAGKAPLQADIEVPSFNRETLEMSWQPVTHAIRHETDERTFEITTEKGRTVEVTGNHSLFTLRSDGSVEHVAAGELSPGDVVLSPQSLPTATDPVESVNLLEHLSPEQLEDRRLYVYGFDEDQLGELQTGEKIRKKPSSDSDRKRTYYRYEGVNILKDSLETNYLEKGYLPASTVIELGWEDVAADGTLKTYRVGGDETTIPVTIPLTDSFMRLLGYYVAEGHAGPRQVGFTFGSHEDDLIAATESAAGELGCETTTVARKRNSTRVKAFGSPIAMFLKNVCGAGAEEKRVPSFVFDAPSDAQRQFLTTVYQGDGSDAHPSNELSHTTVSQRLAQELSILWNMQGVLASTERQEHNGGFADDGSTVYRTKVYGDDLNVLDSYGERQPSGVQGYKRIPVSLLDDVRVDAVDATTVSDTIPGLLYGAGVGSSPEFAAEYQRVIETALDEGRADVPRYSYNLVEKGLLNENLEPTAALRDLYSTIRDLQGISESDMSLLPVTDVTETDPPEYVYDISVPGATGRDENFVVVNEGALAVKNSRGQQGIGISAAVLYSQLTSGKPAKITSRTQGQSEARYFELVIDTDTNEPEIRKQETTTWDRGHGTRIELEMEANMRARSQLHDYIRHTAVVNPHARIELREPDAHLKSERVENAELPTETEEIRPHPHGVELGTLIKMLQGTDSHSARGFLQEEFTRVGRKTADDILAEFRDRHFGRELRWPVPRDHEDVDLRREVVAAISNKRTQDKRSFAERLDHVLEKRSPLGHDELVQAVADVAENVGEETGTTFGTTVQENVVEAVWSVLTADRVSALYKHVDAATTSQKDDATVHGLAERIASRLDDSPNDRLTRSDLADVVDRAAEMTVEMDDANVGETARENVIERLWTSMARIDGEVPKTRQLGAERDLAGMLLDAMNAVNVMAPPTSCLSPITAELVEAGLRKEVDAEFYAASTRDASVHGGDPFIVEAGIAYGGDLLDEGSADLMRFANRVPLVYQRGACATTDVVKGIGWRNYGLEQPGGSGLPNGPVVIMIHVASTNVPFTSESKDALANVPEIEDEIELAVREAARELKSYLNKRRSMEKRRKKQTVIADILPKMAAKVAEMTGQPPLEVNDSMARIMNNVLVERDVEDETVRVVVENNDSTNADLEITDIVSVEPTDVVVDPEDPGANVVEMDGEYFLKWNPTVGSGEEATLEYQVDGDATYDLSVQGVEDAKLTVNQ; this is encoded by the coding sequence ATGACGTCCTTCCAGTCGACGATTGGCGAGGAGGACATCGCCGAGGAGCTGGCAGCGGGCCAGCGCGAGATCTCCATCGCCGAATTCTTCGAGAAGAACAAGCACATGCTGGGCTTCGACAGCGGTGCCAGGGGCCTGGTCACGGCCGTCAAGGAGGCCGTGGACAACGCCCTGGACGCTGCCGAAGAGGCCGGCCACCTTCCCGATATCTACGTCGAGATCCAGGAGGCGGGGGAGTACTATCGGCTCATCGTCGAGGACAACGGGCCGGGGATCACCGAGGCGGAGGTGCCCAAGGTCTTCGGCAAACTGCTCTACGGCTCCCGATTCCACAAGCGCGAGCAGTCGTTGACGCCAGATCAGGAACTTCTCGTCCGTCGAAACGGCGTCGTGGAGACTGTTCCCATTGGCGTACTGTGCGACGCATTCCTGCCGAATGAGGGGGCTGGCAAAGCACCGCTCCAAGCCGATATCGAGGTTCCCTCGTTCAACAGGGAAACACTCGAAATGTCCTGGCAGCCGGTCACCCACGCGATCCGTCACGAGACCGATGAGAGAACGTTCGAAATCACTACTGAGAAGGGCCGAACCGTCGAGGTGACGGGTAATCATAGCCTCTTTACGCTCAGGAGTGATGGATCGGTCGAACACGTAGCGGCCGGTGAGTTGTCACCCGGTGACGTCGTTCTTTCGCCGCAGTCGCTGCCGACCGCGACCGACCCGGTCGAGTCGGTAAATCTCCTCGAGCATCTTAGTCCCGAGCAACTCGAGGACCGACGGCTCTACGTCTATGGCTTCGACGAGGACCAACTAGGGGAGCTCCAGACCGGTGAGAAGATTCGGAAAAAACCGTCTTCGGACAGCGATCGCAAGCGCACATACTATCGCTACGAAGGCGTCAACATCCTCAAAGATAGCCTCGAAACCAACTACCTGGAAAAAGGCTATCTACCCGCCTCGACCGTCATCGAACTCGGGTGGGAAGATGTCGCCGCGGACGGGACCCTGAAAACGTATCGCGTCGGCGGTGATGAGACCACGATACCTGTAACCATTCCGCTCACGGACTCGTTCATGCGCCTTCTGGGATACTACGTTGCGGAGGGGCATGCCGGTCCCCGTCAGGTCGGATTTACGTTCGGGTCCCACGAAGACGACCTTATCGCGGCGACCGAGTCCGCGGCGGGAGAACTGGGGTGTGAGACGACGACTGTCGCCCGAAAGCGCAATTCGACGCGCGTCAAGGCGTTCGGATCGCCAATCGCCATGTTCCTCAAGAACGTCTGTGGGGCGGGTGCTGAGGAAAAGCGCGTTCCGTCGTTTGTCTTCGACGCGCCGTCAGACGCGCAGCGACAATTCCTTACGACCGTCTATCAGGGGGACGGGTCGGACGCGCATCCGAGTAACGAACTCTCGCATACGACGGTCAGCCAGAGACTCGCGCAGGAACTCTCCATCCTCTGGAACATGCAGGGAGTCCTCGCGAGTACGGAACGCCAGGAACACAATGGCGGCTTTGCCGATGATGGTTCGACGGTCTATCGGACGAAAGTGTACGGGGACGATCTGAATGTCCTCGACTCGTATGGTGAACGGCAACCATCGGGGGTGCAGGGCTACAAGCGCATTCCGGTGTCCCTCCTCGACGACGTTCGTGTCGACGCTGTAGATGCGACGACGGTCTCAGATACTATCCCCGGACTCCTCTATGGGGCCGGTGTCGGTTCATCCCCCGAATTCGCAGCCGAGTACCAGCGAGTCATCGAGACCGCCTTGGATGAGGGGAGAGCTGACGTCCCACGGTATTCTTACAATCTCGTAGAGAAGGGACTGTTAAACGAAAACCTGGAGCCCACAGCGGCTCTTCGGGACCTCTATTCTACAATCCGGGATCTGCAGGGGATCTCCGAGTCGGACATGAGCCTGCTTCCCGTGACCGACGTGACGGAGACTGATCCACCAGAGTACGTCTACGACATCTCCGTGCCAGGAGCGACGGGTAGAGACGAGAACTTCGTCGTCGTCAACGAAGGTGCACTGGCCGTGAAGAACAGTCGCGGCCAGCAGGGCATCGGCATCTCCGCGGCCGTCCTCTACTCCCAGTTGACCAGCGGGAAACCGGCGAAGATCACGAGTCGAACCCAGGGGCAATCCGAGGCGCGGTACTTCGAGTTAGTCATCGACACGGATACGAACGAACCCGAGATCCGGAAACAGGAGACCACCACCTGGGATCGTGGACACGGCACGCGCATCGAACTCGAGATGGAAGCCAACATGCGGGCCCGCTCACAACTCCACGACTACATCCGCCACACCGCGGTGGTCAACCCGCACGCCCGCATCGAACTCCGGGAGCCGGACGCCCACCTCAAGTCCGAACGCGTCGAGAACGCGGAACTCCCCACGGAGACCGAGGAAATCCGTCCGCACCCCCATGGCGTCGAACTCGGCACCCTCATCAAGATGCTCCAGGGGACCGATTCGCACTCCGCACGGGGGTTCCTCCAGGAGGAGTTCACCCGCGTAGGCCGCAAGACCGCCGACGATATCCTGGCCGAGTTCCGCGACCGACACTTCGGTCGCGAACTTCGCTGGCCGGTCCCCAGGGATCACGAGGACGTCGACCTTCGACGGGAGGTCGTTGCCGCGATCTCCAACAAGCGGACCCAGGACAAACGGTCGTTTGCGGAGCGACTCGACCACGTTCTCGAGAAGCGCTCGCCCCTCGGCCACGACGAACTCGTCCAGGCGGTCGCGGACGTCGCCGAGAACGTCGGCGAGGAGACGGGGACGACCTTCGGGACGACGGTCCAGGAGAACGTCGTCGAGGCCGTCTGGAGCGTATTGACTGCCGATCGCGTCTCGGCGCTGTACAAACACGTCGACGCGGCGACGACCAGCCAGAAAGACGATGCGACCGTCCACGGCCTGGCCGAACGCATTGCCAGCAGACTCGACGACTCCCCGAACGACCGACTCACGCGGTCGGATCTCGCCGACGTGGTCGACCGCGCCGCGGAGATGACCGTCGAGATGGACGACGCCAACGTGGGCGAGACGGCCCGCGAGAACGTCATCGAACGCCTCTGGACTTCGATGGCGCGCATCGACGGCGAGGTCCCGAAGACCAGGCAACTCGGCGCGGAACGCGACCTGGCGGGAATGCTCCTCGACGCGATGAACGCGGTCAACGTGATGGCGCCGCCGACGAGTTGTCTCTCGCCCATCACCGCCGAACTCGTCGAGGCGGGCCTCCGCAAGGAGGTCGACGCCGAGTTCTACGCCGCCTCGACGAGGGACGCCTCGGTCCACGGCGGCGACCCGTTCATCGTCGAGGCCGGTATCGCCTACGGCGGTGACCTCCTCGACGAGGGGAGCGCCGATCTCATGCGCTTTGCAAACCGCGTCCCGCTCGTCTACCAGCGCGGGGCGTGTGCGACGACGGACGTGGTGAAGGGAATCGGCTGGCGCAACTACGGGCTCGAACAGCCAGGGGGCTCGGGCCTCCCGAACGGCCCCGTCGTGATCATGATCCACGTCGCCTCGACGAACGTCCCGTTCACGAGCGAATCCAAAGACGCGCTCGCGAACGTCCCCGAAATCGAAGACGAAATCGAACTGGCCGTCCGGGAGGCCGCCCGCGAGTTGAAATCGTATCTCAACAAGCGCCGGTCGATGGAGAAGCGACGCAAGAAGCAGACGGTCATCGCCGACATTCTCCCGAAGATGGCGGCGAAGGTCGCGGAGATGACGGGCCAGCCACCACTCGAGGTGAACGACTCCATGGCGCGCATCATGAACAACGTCCTCGTGGAACGCGACGTCGAGGACGAGACCGTCCGCGTCGTGGTGGAGAACAACGACTCGACGAACGCGGATCTGGAGATCACCGACATCGTCTCGGTGGAACCGACGGACGTCGTCGTCGACCCCGAGGACCCCGGGGCGAACGTCGTCGAGATGGACGGCGAGTACTTCCTCAAGTGGAATCCGACCGTCGGTAGCGGCGAGGAGGCCACACTCGAGTACCAGGTCGACGGCGACGCCACCTACGATCTCTCGGTGCAGGGCGTCGAGGACGCGAAACTCACGGTGAACCAATGA